A portion of the Bacillus thuringiensis genome contains these proteins:
- a CDS encoding amino acid permease, translating into MAQVSNTNNELKRTMKSRHLFMIALGGVIGTGLFNGSGFIISQAGPGGSVLAFMAGGLLMYFVMLCLGELAVAMPVSGSFQEYATKFINPATGFTIGWLYWLSWANTTGLEFTTAGITMQRWFPDIPVWVWCLIFGVTIFTINALSARSYAETEFWFSSIKVSAIIAFIILGGAAMFGFIDLKGDEPAPLLSNFVNHGGLFPNGLAAILLTMVTVNYSFQGTELVGIAAGESEDPAKTLPRSIRNIIWRTMFFFVLAIFVLVALIPWEEAGLTKSPFVAVFDNIGIPYAADIMNFVILTAVLSVANSGLYAATRMLWSLSKNEMAPAFLKKLSSRGIPLNALIMTIAISAFSLLTSVVAAETVYLWLISISGVITIIVWMSICVSQFFFRKHYLADGGKLEDLKFKTPLYPLVPILGFGLYGIILISLIFIPEQRLGIYCTVPFIIFCYTYYHFKVKKRISTNTHSESKISETS; encoded by the coding sequence ATGGCGCAAGTAAGCAATACAAACAATGAATTAAAACGGACGATGAAAAGTAGACACTTATTCATGATTGCACTCGGTGGTGTGATTGGAACGGGGTTATTTAACGGATCTGGCTTTATTATAAGTCAAGCTGGACCTGGCGGATCCGTACTTGCCTTTATGGCCGGTGGATTATTAATGTATTTCGTTATGCTATGTCTTGGTGAACTTGCTGTAGCCATGCCTGTTTCAGGTTCTTTCCAGGAATATGCCACTAAGTTCATCAATCCTGCAACTGGCTTTACAATCGGATGGTTGTATTGGTTAAGCTGGGCGAATACGACCGGTCTTGAATTTACAACTGCCGGCATTACAATGCAGCGCTGGTTTCCTGATATTCCTGTTTGGGTTTGGTGTTTAATATTTGGCGTTACAATCTTCACTATTAACGCATTATCTGCTCGTAGTTATGCAGAAACAGAATTTTGGTTTTCAAGTATAAAAGTATCTGCCATTATCGCTTTCATTATTCTTGGCGGCGCCGCTATGTTCGGTTTTATTGATTTAAAAGGTGACGAACCCGCTCCGCTATTATCAAATTTCGTAAATCATGGTGGTTTATTCCCAAATGGACTTGCCGCTATTCTTTTAACAATGGTTACAGTCAACTATTCCTTCCAAGGTACAGAACTTGTTGGAATCGCAGCAGGTGAAAGTGAAGATCCAGCAAAAACTTTACCTCGTTCTATTAGAAATATTATATGGCGCACAATGTTTTTCTTCGTCTTAGCAATCTTTGTTCTTGTTGCTTTAATTCCTTGGGAAGAAGCTGGATTAACAAAGAGCCCATTCGTTGCTGTTTTTGATAATATCGGTATTCCATATGCAGCTGATATTATGAACTTTGTTATTCTTACTGCTGTTCTTTCTGTTGCAAACTCAGGACTATACGCTGCTACTCGAATGCTTTGGTCTTTATCAAAAAACGAAATGGCTCCAGCCTTTTTAAAGAAATTATCATCACGTGGGATTCCTCTCAACGCTTTAATCATGACGATAGCTATTTCTGCTTTTTCTCTTTTGACAAGCGTAGTAGCTGCTGAAACGGTTTACTTATGGCTCATTTCAATTTCCGGAGTCATTACCATTATTGTTTGGATGTCAATTTGTGTTTCTCAATTCTTTTTCCGCAAACATTATTTAGCAGACGGTGGAAAATTAGAAGACTTAAAATTTAAAACACCACTTTATCCACTCGTACCAATTCTTGGTTTTGGATTGTATGGCATTATATTAATCAGTCTTATTTTTATCCCAGAACAACGACTTGGAATCTATTGCACTGTACCATTTATCATCTTTTGCTATACCTACTATCACTTTAAAGTTAAGAAAAGAATATCTACTAACACTCATAGTGAAAGTAAAATTAGCGAGACTTCGTAA